From the Ruminiclostridium josui JCM 17888 genome, one window contains:
- a CDS encoding prephenate dehydrogenase yields MDVKSISIIGLGLIGGSLAKAFRHEFRDIKIYAVDNCTESLIFAEKEGVLNKGFNNCCDEIWNSDIIFICTPVSKTIKYVNELSHKIKKGSILTDVASTKGELHNYIDGLANPPLFVGGHPMAGTEKSGYTNSLAHMFENAYYVLTPTKGSNDDAINTLQELLRKIGAIPIVVSSPEHDTVTGCISHVPHIIASALVSLAKNNENSQGLIKLLAAGGFKDITRIASSNPSMWEDVVISNGPVVVKLLEDFKLIVDGMIDNIKLGKNKEIYSFFDNAKAFRDGFSNTATGLLPKQFELIVDVTDEPGIIGKIATLLGNNGINIKNINVSNSREYEQGCLKITLSDQENTDKAFEILEASSYMVFRKD; encoded by the coding sequence ATGGATGTTAAAAGTATATCGATTATCGGCCTGGGTCTTATTGGCGGTTCATTAGCCAAGGCCTTCAGGCATGAGTTTAGAGACATAAAAATATATGCAGTTGATAATTGTACCGAGTCTCTTATATTTGCTGAAAAAGAAGGGGTTTTAAACAAGGGCTTTAATAATTGCTGTGATGAGATATGGAATTCCGATATCATTTTCATTTGTACTCCAGTCAGCAAAACCATTAAATATGTAAATGAATTATCACATAAAATAAAAAAAGGTAGTATATTGACAGATGTAGCCAGTACCAAAGGAGAATTGCACAATTACATTGATGGCCTTGCAAACCCTCCCCTATTTGTAGGAGGACACCCTATGGCCGGAACAGAAAAATCAGGCTATACAAATTCACTAGCTCATATGTTTGAAAATGCTTATTATGTTTTGACCCCCACAAAGGGCTCTAATGACGATGCAATAAATACTTTACAAGAATTGTTAAGGAAAATAGGCGCCATACCTATTGTGGTTTCCTCCCCTGAACACGATACAGTCACAGGATGCATAAGCCATGTCCCTCATATCATAGCTTCCGCACTGGTGTCCCTTGCAAAAAATAACGAAAACAGTCAAGGCCTTATAAAGCTCCTTGCAGCAGGAGGATTCAAGGATATTACCAGAATTGCATCTTCAAATCCTTCTATGTGGGAAGACGTTGTTATAAGTAACGGGCCTGTAGTTGTAAAGCTTTTAGAGGATTTTAAACTTATAGTTGACGGTATGATAGACAATATCAAATTGGGCAAAAATAAAGAAATATATAGCTTTTTTGATAATGCGAAAGCCTTTAGAGACGGTTTTTCCAATACTGCTACCGGTCTGCTTCCAAAGCAATTTGAGCTTATCGTAGATGTTACCGATGAGCCCGGAATTATAGGAAAAATAGCAACTCTACTGGGCAATAACGGAATAAACATTAAAAATATAAATGTATCCAACAGCCGAGAGTATGAACAGGGATGCCTTAAAATTACCCTATCTGATCAGGAAAACACAGATAAAGCCTTTGAAATTCTAGAAGCTTCTTCATACATGGTATTCAGAAAAGACTAG
- a CDS encoding redox-sensing transcriptional repressor Rex: protein MASKKISMAVIKRLPRYHRYLNYLLELGIKRVSSKELSSRMGITASQIRQDLNCFGGFGQQGYGYNVESLYNEIGNILGINKTFYCIIIGAGNMGQALSNYENFMKRGFKVIGIFDVNPEVIGKKLKNLEVMSLDLLEEFILHNPVDIAMLCVPYKETATVADRVARLGVKGLWNFSPMDLKIPYDVIVENVHLSDSLMVLGYKLNDKFERE, encoded by the coding sequence ATGGCTTCAAAGAAAATTTCCATGGCTGTAATAAAAAGACTTCCCCGTTATCATAGATACTTGAATTACTTACTTGAACTTGGTATTAAGAGAGTGTCTTCTAAAGAGCTAAGTAGCCGTATGGGAATAACTGCTTCTCAGATAAGACAAGACTTAAATTGTTTTGGCGGTTTTGGACAGCAGGGATATGGATACAATGTAGAGTCTTTATATAATGAAATAGGTAATATACTAGGTATTAACAAAACCTTTTATTGTATTATAATTGGTGCAGGAAATATGGGACAGGCATTATCCAATTATGAGAATTTTATGAAAAGAGGATTCAAAGTAATTGGAATTTTTGATGTCAATCCTGAAGTAATAGGTAAAAAACTCAAAAATCTTGAGGTTATGAGTCTTGATTTGCTTGAGGAGTTTATACTACATAACCCCGTTGATATTGCCATGCTTTGTGTTCCATACAAAGAGACAGCTACTGTTGCTGACAGAGTTGCCAGATTGGGAGTAAAGGGATTATGGAATTTCTCACCTATGGATTTAAAAATTCCATATGATGTAATAGTGGAAAACGTACATCTGAGTGACAGCCTTATGGTTCTTGGATATAAATTAAATGACAAGTTTGAAAGAGAATAA
- the csaB gene encoding polysaccharide pyruvyl transferase CsaB, which yields MKVLHLIGGGDVGGAKVHVLSLVKELTSNIDVTLLSLRPGAFADEAREMGINVKVIKSSNIIADIRNAIQFVKNNNFDIIHSHGAKANIFAYAIKKACHIPVITTMHSDYKLDYLQSLPKRLSIGLFNSLVLRSLDYYIVVTSAFRKMLVDRGFDTNSIYTILNGIDFDKKLNDYSREEFASKYKIQLNEKDILVGIAARLTPVKGINTLLDAAKLVVEKNPNVKFLIGGDGEDYKSLTTRCHQLGLDNNVFFLGWLNDPYELMSIIDISVLTSISEGFPYSILEGARFSKATVSSRVGGIPDLIDSSVNGYLFEPLDYNTLADYLLELSLDHEKRIEFGKRIYEKAYKNFSLDAMCKTQLEIYTKIQNDVLNKSKGKKYDVIVSGYYGFGNIGDDAMLRSIVDNLKEQKPDISILALSRNPLETTRNYGVSAINRKNMFKVYSSMKKSKLFVYGGGNIIQDSTSSRSLLFYLGTAWLAKKLKLKIMFYANGIGPINKSSNTERSRRILNMADVITVREKFSLNELKKMGIIGPKIMLTADAAFAVNINSDELNDSRNFSGLSPDKKYAGFSVRRCPGFEEQQHVKYEQAIAEAADYVFIKYGLEPVFIPMEYNVDIFTIKNIISKMKTKNYIISNNHTVIETFSVINKMDIIVSMRLHALIFAAYLKVPFIGISYQPKVDGFLEYINQPTAGNVKEINFERLRSKIDNVLQNREPIKAVLESSVEELICKARENSLYAIELISD from the coding sequence ATGAAAGTTTTGCACTTAATCGGTGGAGGGGATGTTGGAGGAGCTAAAGTGCACGTTCTGTCACTTGTAAAGGAACTTACTTCTAATATAGATGTTACTCTTCTTAGCCTCAGACCGGGAGCCTTTGCAGATGAAGCCCGTGAAATGGGGATAAATGTAAAAGTAATAAAGTCCTCAAATATTATTGCAGATATACGCAACGCAATACAATTTGTTAAAAATAACAACTTTGATATTATTCATTCGCATGGTGCCAAGGCAAATATTTTTGCCTATGCTATAAAAAAAGCTTGTCATATACCAGTAATTACAACAATGCACAGCGACTATAAACTTGATTACCTCCAAAGTCTGCCTAAAAGACTTTCTATAGGGTTATTTAATTCATTGGTACTTCGCAGTCTGGATTATTATATTGTGGTTACTTCTGCTTTTAGAAAAATGCTTGTAGACAGAGGATTTGACACAAATTCAATATATACAATTCTTAACGGAATAGATTTTGATAAAAAACTCAATGACTATTCAAGGGAAGAATTTGCCTCAAAATACAAAATACAATTAAATGAAAAGGATATACTTGTAGGAATAGCAGCAAGATTGACTCCCGTTAAAGGTATTAATACCCTGTTAGATGCAGCAAAACTGGTTGTTGAGAAAAATCCCAATGTAAAATTTCTTATAGGCGGAGACGGAGAAGATTATAAGTCCCTTACCACTAGATGTCATCAACTAGGGTTGGATAATAATGTATTCTTTCTCGGTTGGCTTAATGACCCTTACGAGTTAATGAGCATCATTGACATTAGCGTATTAACCTCTATAAGCGAGGGTTTTCCATATTCCATTTTAGAAGGTGCCCGCTTTTCAAAGGCTACTGTCAGCAGCAGAGTAGGAGGAATACCTGACCTTATAGATTCCTCGGTAAATGGTTACCTTTTTGAACCCCTTGACTATAATACTCTTGCCGATTACCTTCTGGAGCTGTCATTGGACCATGAAAAGCGAATAGAATTCGGTAAAAGAATTTATGAAAAAGCCTATAAGAACTTCTCTCTGGATGCCATGTGCAAAACTCAGTTGGAGATATATACAAAGATACAAAATGATGTTTTAAATAAATCTAAGGGCAAAAAATATGATGTAATAGTATCCGGTTACTATGGTTTTGGTAATATCGGGGATGATGCAATGCTCAGATCCATTGTTGACAATCTCAAGGAGCAAAAACCTGACATATCTATCCTTGCACTTTCCAGAAATCCCCTGGAAACTACTCGCAACTATGGAGTAAGTGCCATAAACAGGAAGAATATGTTCAAGGTTTATTCATCAATGAAAAAGTCCAAGCTTTTTGTATACGGCGGAGGCAATATTATCCAGGATAGTACAAGCTCACGTTCCCTATTGTTTTATCTGGGAACCGCATGGCTTGCCAAAAAGCTAAAACTGAAAATAATGTTTTATGCAAATGGGATTGGCCCAATAAATAAATCAAGTAATACAGAGCGTTCTCGTAGAATATTGAATATGGCCGATGTAATTACCGTCAGAGAAAAATTCTCCCTAAACGAACTTAAAAAAATGGGCATTATAGGACCCAAAATTATGTTGACTGCCGATGCTGCCTTTGCTGTCAATATTAATTCGGATGAGCTAAATGACAGCCGCAATTTTTCTGGGTTGTCCCCTGATAAAAAATATGCAGGTTTTTCGGTACGAAGATGTCCCGGTTTTGAAGAACAGCAGCATGTGAAATATGAGCAAGCTATTGCAGAAGCCGCAGATTATGTTTTTATCAAATACGGACTAGAACCTGTATTTATACCAATGGAATACAATGTTGATATATTTACTATTAAAAACATTATTTCAAAAATGAAAACTAAAAACTATATTATAAGCAATAATCACACTGTTATAGAAACCTTTTCGGTTATAAATAAAATGGACATCATAGTGTCCATGAGGCTTCATGCTTTAATTTTTGCGGCTTATTTGAAAGTTCCTTTTATTGGAATCAGTTATCAGCCAAAGGTTGACGGTTTTTTGGAATATATTAATCAACCGACTGCCGGAAATGTTAAAGAAATCAATTTTGAACGTTTACGCTCTAAAATTGATAATGTTTTGCAAAATCGTGAACCCATTAAGGCAGTTTTGGAAAGTTCCGTAGAAGAGCTTATATGTAAAGCCCGTGAAAACTCTCTCTATGCAATTGAATTAATTTCCGATTAA
- a CDS encoding ABC-F family ATP-binding cassette domain-containing protein, whose protein sequence is MIVLNCNNVDFSYGVETILNNVSFSLKENDKVGLVGVNGAGKSTLFKLIIGELQQENGEIFISKDINVGYLKQNSALNSENTLWDELRDVFRDLVEMEKSIARLEKEISSTTEQGKLESLMKEYSRLTERFSYLGGFEYNSRIRGVLRGLGFEEHEFECKISILSGGQKTRLALAKVLLEEPDILMLDEPTNHLDIAAVEWLEDYLKSYKKCLLIISHDRYFLDSVTSRTIEIENHTSTVYNCNYSNYVKQKAVNREIQEKHYIQQQKEIARQEAYIEQQRRWNRERNIIAAESRQKALDRMEKVEKPSDLPATIKIKFRKTIASGNDVLDVENISKSFDNKELFKNISFKVKKGERVFLLGPNGCGKSTLLKILAGRLEASSGTYSYGAKVNLGYYDQEMADLNENNTVLDEVWSVDQKLIQSEVRTALGAFLFTGEDVFKKISVLSGGEKSRVAMLKLIFSDSNFIILDEPTNHLDINSREILEDALSSYEGTLLVVSHDRYFIDKLATRIVDIGTTPVVDCFGNYTYFTEHCKKNVVSAQKEQPVISEAKQSHIATKEERSRIRKLEKQLSDTEKAIEKAETRLKELEEEMVRFATDHEKLLELNEEQQQVQHKLEELYEVWSEVTEQLEA, encoded by the coding sequence GTGATAGTACTAAATTGTAATAATGTTGATTTTTCATATGGTGTAGAGACCATTTTAAATAATGTTTCCTTTAGTCTTAAGGAAAATGACAAGGTAGGACTGGTTGGTGTTAACGGTGCTGGAAAGTCTACGTTGTTTAAGCTTATAATTGGTGAACTTCAGCAGGAAAACGGCGAAATATTTATTTCAAAAGACATTAATGTTGGCTATTTAAAGCAAAACTCTGCATTAAATTCTGAAAACACGCTATGGGATGAACTTCGTGATGTTTTCAGAGATTTAGTTGAAATGGAAAAGTCAATTGCAAGATTGGAGAAGGAAATAAGTTCTACAACTGAGCAGGGAAAGCTGGAATCCCTTATGAAGGAATACAGCCGTCTTACTGAAAGGTTTTCATATTTGGGAGGCTTTGAGTATAACAGCCGTATAAGGGGTGTGCTGCGAGGACTAGGCTTTGAAGAACACGAATTTGAATGTAAAATAAGCATATTAAGCGGAGGGCAGAAAACAAGGCTTGCTTTGGCAAAGGTGCTTTTGGAGGAACCAGACATACTTATGTTGGATGAGCCTACAAACCATCTGGATATAGCAGCGGTAGAGTGGCTGGAGGATTACCTCAAAAGTTATAAAAAGTGCCTTCTTATAATATCCCATGACCGTTATTTCTTGGATTCTGTAACCAGTCGAACCATTGAGATAGAAAACCATACAAGCACAGTTTACAATTGTAATTATTCAAACTACGTTAAGCAAAAGGCAGTAAACCGTGAAATTCAAGAAAAGCACTATATACAGCAGCAAAAGGAAATAGCCCGACAAGAAGCCTATATAGAGCAGCAGAGAAGGTGGAACAGGGAAAGAAATATTATTGCTGCAGAAAGCCGTCAGAAGGCACTGGACAGGATGGAAAAAGTTGAAAAGCCAAGCGATTTACCGGCTACGATAAAGATAAAATTCAGGAAAACAATTGCAAGTGGAAATGATGTTCTGGATGTAGAAAATATTTCAAAGTCATTTGACAATAAGGAGCTCTTTAAAAATATAAGCTTTAAAGTAAAAAAAGGTGAAAGGGTATTTTTGCTGGGACCTAACGGATGTGGAAAATCAACACTTTTAAAGATATTGGCAGGAAGGTTAGAGGCATCCTCTGGCACATACAGCTATGGAGCGAAGGTTAACCTTGGCTATTATGATCAGGAAATGGCTGATTTGAACGAAAACAATACTGTTCTCGATGAGGTATGGAGTGTTGACCAGAAGCTTATACAATCAGAGGTCAGAACTGCACTGGGAGCATTCCTGTTTACAGGGGAAGACGTATTTAAAAAAATATCTGTTCTAAGCGGTGGTGAAAAGAGTAGGGTTGCAATGCTCAAGTTGATTTTTTCGGATTCCAATTTTATAATCCTGGATGAGCCTACAAACCACTTGGATATAAATTCAAGAGAAATTCTTGAGGATGCTCTAAGTAGCTATGAGGGAACACTTTTGGTTGTTTCCCATGACCGATACTTTATAGACAAACTGGCTACCAGAATAGTTGATATTGGAACAACTCCTGTTGTAGACTGTTTTGGTAACTATACTTATTTTACCGAACATTGCAAAAAGAATGTTGTTTCAGCACAAAAAGAGCAACCTGTAATTTCAGAGGCGAAACAGAGCCACATTGCTACAAAGGAAGAACGCAGCAGGATACGAAAACTTGAAAAACAGCTCTCCGACACTGAAAAGGCTATAGAGAAAGCAGAAACCCGTCTGAAGGAACTGGAGGAGGAGATGGTCAGGTTTGCTACCGACCATGAGAAACTTCTGGAATTGAATGAGGAACAGCAGCAGGTACAACATAAGCTTGAGGAATTGTATGAGGTATGGTCTGAGGTTACAGAGCAGTTGGAGGCATAA
- a CDS encoding 3-oxoacyl-[acyl-carrier-protein] synthase III C-terminal domain-containing protein, giving the protein MFCNLKIMGVGIYHPKNEIDNKYFVEHFKKMNKDPRPLLKHLGRERRFKVKKFGNENSLTMALEASKKAIADANIDVDDIDMIVFASDFPEYVSPSNALMISSKLNSRANIVFDMNSNCISMISALDIIDSYIKNKDINNVLLVSSCMITPFAREDDIVVYPTTADAAAAVILQKIPEKKRSGVIDSGFYTDCSYNWTIKNPACGFSRITDNSVDAKMKMMEWNQFDFSFLSDNWCKLIYNLLDKNSLTPEDVSLYLFSQFSKADILATIEKLNVMEERIIYVGNKYGYTGPTSPILALNEAKKTNKIVEGSYAILCSVGSGYTMGALLYKF; this is encoded by the coding sequence ATGTTTTGCAATCTTAAGATTATGGGAGTGGGTATTTATCACCCCAAAAATGAAATCGACAATAAATATTTTGTCGAACACTTTAAAAAAATGAATAAGGATCCAAGACCCTTATTAAAACATTTAGGTAGAGAAAGAAGGTTTAAAGTTAAAAAATTTGGAAATGAGAATTCTTTAACAATGGCGTTGGAAGCGTCAAAAAAAGCTATTGCTGATGCAAATATTGATGTTGATGATATTGATATGATAGTATTTGCATCTGATTTTCCGGAATATGTATCTCCGTCAAATGCGCTGATGATAAGTAGTAAACTTAACTCACGTGCAAATATTGTATTTGATATGAATTCAAACTGTATAAGTATGATTTCAGCATTAGATATAATAGACTCATATATTAAGAACAAAGATATAAATAATGTGTTATTGGTTTCCAGCTGTATGATAACCCCATTTGCAAGGGAAGACGATATAGTCGTATATCCTACAACAGCCGATGCAGCAGCTGCAGTGATACTTCAAAAAATACCGGAGAAGAAAAGAAGTGGTGTAATTGATTCAGGGTTTTATACCGATTGCAGCTATAACTGGACTATAAAAAATCCGGCTTGCGGTTTTTCGAGAATTACTGACAATTCTGTGGATGCAAAAATGAAAATGATGGAATGGAATCAATTTGATTTTAGTTTTTTGTCGGATAATTGGTGTAAACTAATATATAATCTGTTAGATAAGAATAGTCTCACACCGGAAGACGTATCACTTTATTTATTCTCTCAATTTTCCAAGGCCGATATTTTGGCTACTATAGAAAAACTTAATGTAATGGAAGAGAGAATAATATATGTAGGAAATAAATATGGCTATACGGGGCCGACAAGTCCAATATTGGCACTTAACGAAGCAAAAAAGACCAACAAAATAGTAGAAGGCTCATATGCCATACTCTGTTCCGTGGGTTCCGGATATACAATGGGTGCGCTTCTTTATAAATTCTAA
- a CDS encoding methyl-accepting chemotaxis protein: MNMLSRLVEEQLHQKNKIVLLCLLASISLRVVVDYIFNTPLDDILILAIVGYALCAIGAVFSFKKLFPKAIMYYFTITMGVISFIMISNNPSLTTYLTVFLAIVIVSIYSDIRPVLVCSVIGCFLTTYSFYNYKSEIFPNNTFIDMIFFILYIFVSAFVLFFLSYLTKKLYIQLENTAVNAISSKEKAEGLYNEIKATSKSLAKISADIKDSIISAQEISDGIGQAITIVAEEAQMEVTSIHKIKELFENGKSKMVVSMEASNDMDSAVKSAVSNIESGSDYVDNLSKEMKEALSTMTLVEKLATDLIGKNKIINNILTSVNNISKQTNLLSLNASIEAARAGDAGKGFSIVAQDVRKLAEESNILTQRIESILKEMEENALNVSKEISKEKNYISNSNSYTEATKDIFNKIKDEIHCIEEKTSHIKATSLNLYNSFESTDDEVNAISDNTEKNAATAEEVTACISEQNSRMNIIEENYIKLNALIDELNNFNG, from the coding sequence ATGAACATGCTTAGTCGTTTGGTAGAAGAACAGTTGCACCAGAAAAATAAGATTGTGCTGCTGTGTTTGCTCGCTTCAATTTCATTAAGAGTGGTAGTGGATTATATTTTTAACACGCCTCTTGATGATATCTTGATTTTAGCAATTGTGGGATATGCCTTATGCGCTATCGGAGCTGTATTCTCATTTAAGAAGTTATTCCCGAAAGCAATTATGTATTACTTTACAATTACTATGGGAGTAATCAGTTTCATCATGATAAGCAATAATCCTAGTCTTACTACATACCTTACAGTTTTTCTAGCCATTGTCATTGTCAGTATTTACAGCGATATCAGACCTGTTCTGGTTTGCTCTGTAATAGGTTGTTTTCTTACTACTTATTCATTTTATAACTATAAGTCAGAAATTTTTCCAAATAACACATTTATTGATATGATCTTTTTTATTTTATATATATTTGTGTCAGCTTTTGTTCTATTTTTCCTTAGTTATCTTACAAAAAAATTATATATTCAACTTGAGAATACTGCCGTAAATGCTATTTCTTCTAAAGAGAAGGCCGAAGGATTGTATAACGAGATAAAAGCAACTAGTAAAAGCCTAGCCAAGATAAGTGCAGACATAAAGGACAGTATAATTTCCGCACAGGAAATATCTGACGGCATAGGCCAGGCTATCACCATTGTAGCAGAAGAAGCTCAAATGGAAGTAACAAGTATTCATAAAATTAAAGAATTATTTGAAAATGGTAAAAGCAAAATGGTTGTCTCTATGGAAGCATCCAATGACATGGATTCTGCAGTGAAAAGTGCTGTATCAAATATTGAGAGCGGCAGTGATTATGTAGATAATTTATCAAAAGAAATGAAAGAAGCTTTAAGTACTATGACTTTGGTGGAAAAGCTTGCTACAGACTTAATTGGAAAAAATAAAATAATAAATAATATATTAACTTCTGTTAATAATATATCAAAGCAAACAAACCTGCTTTCCCTTAATGCCTCTATAGAAGCGGCCAGAGCCGGTGATGCAGGAAAAGGTTTTTCAATTGTAGCTCAGGATGTTAGGAAACTGGCTGAAGAATCAAATATCCTCACACAGAGAATAGAAAGTATATTAAAGGAAATGGAAGAAAATGCACTTAATGTTTCAAAAGAAATTAGTAAAGAAAAGAATTATATAAGTAATAGTAACTCTTATACTGAGGCAACAAAAGACATCTTTAATAAAATTAAAGATGAAATCCACTGCATAGAGGAAAAAACCAGTCATATTAAAGCAACTTCATTAAACTTGTACAATTCATTTGAATCAACTGATGATGAGGTTAATGCAATAAGTGATAATACCGAAAAAAATGCTGCTACAGCAGAAGAAGTTACAGCATGTATCAGTGAACAGAATAGTCGTATGAATATTATTGAGGAAAACTATATAAAGCTCAATGCATTAATAGATGAACTTAATAATTTTAACGGTTAA
- a CDS encoding N-acetylmuramoyl-L-alanine amidase — MIVLISKKNILFVVLLLLMSITVLSIGLTVNYSKPVTAEGNQAPGEGVAPAVRTVILDAGHGGEDPGAVSDYSGLKEKDVNLSIVMNLKSMLEKDNYKVILTRDSDRLVYTTESNNIIQKRKEDLTRRKGIMDDSGADLVVSVHLNKFPQTQYHGAQVFFPPKSESSKKLADEIQNAIRLNVDNTNDRVALVKKDPIIILKNLKTTTVVVECGFLSNADEEKKLATEDYQSKLAAAIKQGIDSYYKKSADDIQKNQSSAESSD; from the coding sequence ATGATTGTATTAATAAGCAAAAAGAATATATTATTCGTTGTTTTACTATTACTTATGTCCATAACGGTTTTAAGCATCGGATTGACAGTTAACTACTCAAAACCTGTAACAGCAGAAGGAAATCAGGCTCCGGGAGAAGGTGTGGCACCTGCCGTAAGAACGGTTATACTGGATGCAGGACACGGAGGAGAGGACCCGGGGGCAGTAAGCGATTACTCCGGACTAAAAGAAAAGGACGTAAACCTTAGTATAGTTATGAATTTAAAGAGCATGTTGGAAAAGGACAATTACAAGGTTATACTGACAAGAGACTCAGACCGTCTTGTTTATACTACCGAGAGTAATAATATTATCCAGAAAAGAAAAGAGGATTTAACAAGAAGAAAAGGAATAATGGATGATTCTGGTGCTGATTTGGTAGTAAGTGTTCATCTTAATAAATTTCCTCAGACACAGTACCATGGAGCCCAGGTTTTCTTCCCTCCAAAATCTGAATCAAGCAAAAAGCTGGCAGATGAAATTCAAAATGCAATTAGGCTTAATGTAGATAATACCAATGACAGAGTCGCTCTTGTTAAAAAGGACCCTATAATAATTCTAAAGAACCTTAAAACAACTACTGTTGTTGTTGAATGTGGCTTCCTTTCAAATGCAGATGAGGAAAAAAAACTTGCTACAGAGGATTATCAGAGCAAATTGGCGGCTGCAATAAAGCAGGGAATAGACAGCTATTACAAGAAAAGTGCTGACGATATCCAGAAAAACCAGAGCAGTGCCGAAAGCTCTGATTAA